A genome region from Acidobacteriota bacterium includes the following:
- a CDS encoding Hsp20/alpha crystallin family protein, producing the protein MLPVMRSFGTDLLADMRGLFRRMEREFEDLFGRVGRTGGARAQLTSGEPADLPFWTGFPPVDVWMEGDRLQLVADLPGVDPANVDVTVQGGQLVIRGHRPFVEEKEGRSFLLSERGGFRFERRFDLPDGVDADKVQASYRDGVLFVTLPVSEAALPKKVPIKIEHGGRKKLAA; encoded by the coding sequence ATGCTGCCGGTGATGCGCTCGTTCGGCACCGATCTTCTCGCGGACATGCGGGGCCTCTTCCGCCGCATGGAGCGGGAGTTCGAGGACCTGTTCGGCCGCGTCGGCAGGACGGGTGGCGCCCGGGCGCAGCTCACTTCCGGTGAACCGGCCGATCTCCCGTTCTGGACGGGGTTCCCGCCGGTCGACGTCTGGATGGAAGGGGACCGGCTCCAGCTCGTCGCCGATCTCCCCGGCGTGGATCCCGCGAACGTCGACGTGACGGTCCAGGGCGGCCAGCTGGTGATCCGGGGTCACCGCCCGTTCGTCGAGGAGAAGGAAGGCCGTAGCTTCCTGCTCAGCGAGCGTGGCGGATTCCGGTTCGAGCGCCGCTTCGACCTGCCCGACGGCGTGGATGCGGACAAGGTCCAGGCCTCTTACAGGGACGGCGTGCTCTTCGTGACGCTCCCGGTCTCCGAAGCGGCGTTGCCGAAGAAGGTCCCGATCAAGATCGAGCACGGGGGCCGGAAGAAGCTCGCCGCCTGA